The nucleotide sequence AAGCTCCAGATTCGCCGCTTTGCAAGAATCAACGCTGAACACAGAGATGGAGCTGCATCGCCAGTATGCCGAGCGCTTTGGTATCTCTCGCGCGGAGCTGGAAGCAACAGAGCCTTCGTTTGTAATGCTCGGGTACACGAGCTACATGCTGCGTGTCGCTCATCAAGGCTCGTTGGCAGAATTGGTGAGTGCACTACTCCCATGCACATGGAGTTATTGGGAGATCGGCAAGCGTTTGGCTCAAGTAGAAGGGGCGCTGGATCACGAACTGTACGGGGAGTGGGTACGCATGTACAGCTCCGATGAGTTTGGGCAACTGGCGATCTGGCTGATTGAGATCATGAATCATTTGGCGGAAGGAAAGAGCGAGCAAGAGCTGGCCAGGATGGAAGAGTATTTTGTCAATACCTCCAAAATGGAGTACATGTTCTGGGACATGTCCTACAGAGAGGAAATGTGGCCGTGGGAGAACAACTAGCTTTCGCCGACGTCAGCTTTTCATATGGCGACAAGCAGATTCTCGATCATTTTGATCTGCGTGTGGAAAAAGGGGAGTTCGTCAGCTTGATCGGTCCGAGCGGGATCGGGAAAAGCACTTTATTTCAACTCATCGCAGGTCTTCTTGAGCCGGGACAAGGCGAAATCAGGCTCGGCAGTGTACCGGTAGCAAATCGTTTGGGGCAGGTCGGCTATATGCCCCAACGCGATTTGCTCATGCCATGGCGTACGATTGTCGAAAATGCAGCTTTGCCGCTAGAAATCAAAGGTATGACGAAAAAAGAAGCGCATGAGCGTGTCAGACAACAACTGCCTAGGTACGGGCTTCAGGATTGGGCTGACAGCTATCCAGCCCAGCTTTCTGGTGGAATGCGTCAGCGAGTTTCCTTTTTGCGCGCGTTGTTTTCTGGTGCAGAGATGATGCTATTGGATGAGCCGTTTAGTGCATTGGATGGAATTACGAGAATGGACATGCAAGAGTGGCTGATGGAAAAGTGGCAGGAAACAGGCAGTACGATGCTGATGATTACACATGACATCGACGAAGCCATTTTACTTGCAGATCGTATTATTGTGCTTTTAGGTAGTCCGATCACTAAGCCGATCGAATTAACCGTTCAGGTGAGCAGACCACGAACGGTGAGCAGTCGCAACCAAGCCGGATTCTTGGCATTGCGTGAACAAATTTGGGAACTGCTTCGACAGGATCGCCAAGCAGCAATGAAGCCGTTGAGGAGAGAAGCATGATGGGGAGAGGCATCTGGTTTGGCATCTCCATTGCCATTTTTCTCTTGGCGTGGGAAGCTGGTTGTCGCTTCTTCGGAGTGCCGCCATTCATTTTACCGCCGCCTAGCGCTGTGGTCGTATCGTTGTGGGATTTACGTACCTCTTTAGTAGGCATACATCTTTGGGCGACGTTAAAGGAAGTGTTACTGGGGCTATCGATCTCGATTGTATTTGGAATCTCCCTTGCATTTGCGATGATTCGCAGTCGGATTGTGGAGCGCTTGGTCTATCCGTATATCGTCATCTCCCAAACGATCCCCCTTATAGCATTATCACCCGTATTCATTTTGTGGTTCGGGTATGATTTATCTGGAAAAATCGCTGTTACGATTCTGTTTACTTTCTTTCCGATCGTCGTCAACACGTATGATGGACTTCGCTCAACAAACAAGGAAATGCTCCAGCTGTTAAAAACAATGGGGGCAACGAACGGACAAATTTTCACCAAGCTGCAACTCCCGTCGAGCTTACCCCATTTCTTCAGTGGTCTCAAAGTGGCAGCTACTTACAGTGTAGCTGGGGCGACGATTGGGGAATGGCTGGGAGCGAGCGAGGGACTCGGGTACTTTGGCAGACGGGCATCTGGCAATTTTCAGGCTCCCGCGTTGTTTGCCTCGGTCCTGTTGCTCTCGATTCTAGGCATGCTGCTGTTTTGGCTGGCTGGACGAGTCGAACGTCATTTTTCCCCGCATATGAAAATCAAAGGAGAACAACAATGAAACCTTTCAACAAATGGACGAAAGCATTTATGGCACTCACATTAGCAACAGGTCTTGCTGCTTGCGGCAATCAGGCGAGCACCGATGCTGGTCAGACGCAAGCCCCTGCTGATAAAGGAGCGGAGCCGACTGAGCTTACCATTGCGCTCGATTGGTATCCGAATGCTGTACATTCCTTCTTGTATGTCGCTGAGGAGCAAGGCTACTTCAAAGACGAGAACCTCAAGGTGACCATGCAAATGCCTTCAGACAGCAATGATCCGTTGAAGATGGCGGCTGCGGGCAAAGTAGATTTGGCAATCAGTTATCAACCACAGCTCATCCAAGCTCGTGCCGAAGGAGTCCCTGTCGTATCTGTAGGTGCACTTGTTCGTCATCCGTTAAACGTGATCATGACGCGCAAAGACAGTGGAATCGATACTCCGCAGAGGTTGGCTGGAAAAAATATCGGTTATCCATCACTTCCACTTGATGAATCGATCGTACGTCAAGTTGTGAAGCATGGTGGTGGCGATGATTCCGGACTGACCTTCACGGATATCGGCTTTGACATCGTCCCAGCGTTGACGGCAAAAAAAGTCGATGCAGTGGTAGGTGGCTATATCAACCATGAGCAACCGATATTGGAGAAGCACGGCGTTCCAGTCAATGTGTTCAAGCCTTTTGAGTTTGGTGTTCCAGACTACTATGAGCTCGTATTGGCGACAAGTGACGAGACTTTGGGCAAAAAACAGAAAGCTGTGGAAGGTTTCCTGCGTGCGATTGGCAAGGGACAGGACTATGTGAAAAATAATAAGGAAAAGGCACTCGATTTGTTGTTTACCAAACAGGCTACGGATTTCCCGCTGGAAAAAGACATTGAGACCAAGAGCTTGGATATCCTCATTCCGTTGATGGATGCGGGAGAAAAGCCTTTTGGATACCAGACGGCCGAATCTTGGCAAACACTGATTGATTGGATGAAAAAAGAGAAGCTGATAACAACTGACATCAAAGCAGAAGAGATCATGCGCGATCTCGTGAAGTAATCAGTAAAAAGCACCCCCTTTGTTCGCTCTTGGGAGTCTACTCTCCATTGGCGAGACAGAGGAGGTGCTTTCTCTATGATGTCTTCCTTTTAGGAGGAGAGGGGGAAACAAAGTTCTGCTGTCATCCCTTTTCCTGTATCGCTTGTTAACAGCAGGTGTCCATGATGAGCGGCAGCAATACGTGCAACCATAGGAATACCGAGACCATGACCATTGTGTAAGGTAGATTTTCTTTTTGACGAATAAGGCAATTCCACCAAATCAGGTAGCATGCTGTGCTCAATGCCTTTTCCGTTATCAGTGATAATCAGAAGAGCATTGCGCTGGTTGGGCGACAGGGTCGTTTGCACGTGGATGTGACAGCCTGAAGGGTTATGCACGATGCTGTTTTGGAGCAGGTTCGTGATGGCGCGGACAAGAAGTTTTTCGTCGCCCATTACGAAGCATTGCTCAGTCGTGACATCCAGCTCAATGGTAAAAGTCTCTGCCAAATCATTGTTCAAAAAGTCAGTGACAATTTGCCGCGCAAGTGTCGATAGCCGAATCGGTTTGGTATGAATGGGCTGCATTTCGTATTCCAGCATGGAAACGAGATTCAAGTCGCTGACCAAAGACCGGAGCTTTTCCCCTTGCTTTCGAATGATACTTGCTTTTTGCTGCTGCTCGAAAGGCACCGCATCGCTCTCTTCCAATTCACTGGCATACCCGAGCACCATCGATAATGGCGTGCGTATATCATGGGAAATTCCAGCGATCCAGTTCGAGCGTGCTTCGTCTCTGGCTTTTAGCAAAGCGTTCTTCTCTTGCAGAAGCGACGATGCATGATTGAT is from Brevibacillus brevis and encodes:
- a CDS encoding ABC transporter substrate-binding protein, encoding MKPFNKWTKAFMALTLATGLAACGNQASTDAGQTQAPADKGAEPTELTIALDWYPNAVHSFLYVAEEQGYFKDENLKVTMQMPSDSNDPLKMAAAGKVDLAISYQPQLIQARAEGVPVVSVGALVRHPLNVIMTRKDSGIDTPQRLAGKNIGYPSLPLDESIVRQVVKHGGGDDSGLTFTDIGFDIVPALTAKKVDAVVGGYINHEQPILEKHGVPVNVFKPFEFGVPDYYELVLATSDETLGKKQKAVEGFLRAIGKGQDYVKNNKEKALDLLFTKQATDFPLEKDIETKSLDILIPLMDAGEKPFGYQTAESWQTLIDWMKKEKLITTDIKAEEIMRDLVK
- a CDS encoding ABC transporter permease, which produces MGRGIWFGISIAIFLLAWEAGCRFFGVPPFILPPPSAVVVSLWDLRTSLVGIHLWATLKEVLLGLSISIVFGISLAFAMIRSRIVERLVYPYIVISQTIPLIALSPVFILWFGYDLSGKIAVTILFTFFPIVVNTYDGLRSTNKEMLQLLKTMGATNGQIFTKLQLPSSLPHFFSGLKVAATYSVAGATIGEWLGASEGLGYFGRRASGNFQAPALFASVLLLSILGMLLFWLAGRVERHFSPHMKIKGEQQ
- a CDS encoding sensor histidine kinase; translation: MDGAAQILRRYTGASILIAFFLLIVNYIILGTFVFKGMNEGSSPVHVTQTVAEGLHQNGSHYTLEPKAQEWLQKSQAWAMLIANDGKVIWDYAIPDQLPRAYSLAEVAQFSRNYLQDYPVFVWEHERGLVVVGYPKDSLAKYQFHFPISWISDLPYRLLALLFGNVLLAALLSLFIGSRLIRAIRPLISGIHALSEDQHTHVEAKGMFSGIARSINHASSLLQEKNALLKARDEARSNWIAGISHDIRTPLSMVLGYASELEESDAVPFEQQQKASIIRKQGEKLRSLVSDLNLVSMLEYEMQPIHTKPIRLSTLARQIVTDFLNNDLAETFTIELDVTTEQCFVMGDEKLLVRAITNLLQNSIVHNPSGCHIHVQTTLSPNQRNALLIITDNGKGIEHSMLPDLVELPYSSKRKSTLHNGHGLGIPMVARIAAAHHGHLLLTSDTGKGMTAELCFPLSS
- the tenA gene encoding thiaminase II, with product MATFTDRLRKSVAPIWERVHQHPFVTGLGDGSLPVGAFKYYMKQDYIYLIDYAKMFAIASVKAYDLETSSRFAALQESTLNTEMELHRQYAERFGISRAELEATEPSFVMLGYTSYMLRVAHQGSLAELVSALLPCTWSYWEIGKRLAQVEGALDHELYGEWVRMYSSDEFGQLAIWLIEIMNHLAEGKSEQELARMEEYFVNTSKMEYMFWDMSYREEMWPWENN
- a CDS encoding ABC transporter ATP-binding protein, producing the protein MGEQLAFADVSFSYGDKQILDHFDLRVEKGEFVSLIGPSGIGKSTLFQLIAGLLEPGQGEIRLGSVPVANRLGQVGYMPQRDLLMPWRTIVENAALPLEIKGMTKKEAHERVRQQLPRYGLQDWADSYPAQLSGGMRQRVSFLRALFSGAEMMLLDEPFSALDGITRMDMQEWLMEKWQETGSTMLMITHDIDEAILLADRIIVLLGSPITKPIELTVQVSRPRTVSSRNQAGFLALREQIWELLRQDRQAAMKPLRREA